The segment ATGAAATGAACGGTCAGAAGCTTCCCGAGTCAATGACCAAAAACGTTCGTTTTGCATTCATCAAAAAAGATTCCGCCACGCTGCTCGGTTCTAATCGAACCTTTAAAAGACATGGCGAATGCGGAATGGAACTTTCCGACTGGTTGCCCCATATCGGTTCCTGCGCCGACGACCTGCTCCTCGTCCGCTCAATGCATTCCGATCAGTTCAATCACCATCCGGGCCAATTGTTGATGCAATGTGGCCGGGGAACATTCGGACTCCCCACAATGGGATCCTGGATGACTTATGGGCTGGGAAGTGAATCCAACAACTTGCCTGGGTACGTCGTCCTCAACAGTGGTCGTGGATCATCCGGTGGGGCGACACTCTGGCAGAGCGGGTTCCTGCCTTCCACCCACGCGGGCGTGCTGTTTCGTAATCAGGGCGAACCGGTGCTCAACTTAAAGAACCCCACAGGAATTCCGGAAGAACTGCAGCGCAAAGGGCTGGATGTTCTGAATCAGGTGAACAATCAACGTTACGAGGAAATCCGCGATCCCGAGATTGCGTCTCGAATTGCCAACTACGAACTCGCTTACCGAATGCAGTCGGCCGCACCGGAACTGATTGACCTTACTGGGGAAACTCGTGAAACACTCGACATGTATGGCGTGAACCGAGCAGAACCTGAAAACGTCGGCGGTCAGCGTGGTAAAATGGGAAACACCCATGAGAGCTTTGCCCGTAACTGTCTGCTGGCGCGCCGAATGGTCGAAAGGGGTGTCCGGTTCATTAACATCATATACGCCTCCTGGGACCACCACAGCCGGATCGACGAAGAGCTGAGCTACAACTCGCACGTGGTCGACCAACCGATTGCAGCGTTGATTAAAGATCTCAAACAACGCGGCATGCTCGATGAAACGATGGTCGTCTGGGGTTCTGAATTCGGTCGCACACCGCTAGGCGAAAACCGCAATGAGAACGAGGCGATTACGGGGCGGGACCATCATCCGTTTGCCTTCAGTATGTTCATGGCAGGTGGCGGCATGAAAGGGGGCCAGGTTTACGGTGCCTCCGATGAAATTGGCTGGGGCATCGCCGAAAACCCGGTCCACGTCAACGACCTGCACGCCACGATGTTGCATCAGTTTGGTATGGATCACCTCAAGCTCACCTACCGTTTTCAGGGACGAGATTTCCGCCTGACCGATGTCGGTGGCAAAATTATTCCGGAATGGATCTCCTGAACAACTTGACGCATCAGTTGGCCGGGTAAAGAATGCAGGCGGTCTTTCCATCCACCCAATTTATTCAGCCAAAGCGTTCTCCCCATGTTCGAATGGTACTCGCCCGAAGTCACTTACTACATTGTGGCGGTTTTCCTGCTGGTACTGAATGTTGGTTTCTGGCTGCTGAACATGCTTACCTTGCCAGGCAATTGGATGGTGCTAGCCAGCACCGCCATATTCGTCTGGTTGTATCCCTACCCTCAGGAAACCGGGGGCCTGCACTGGTGGTTGATCGGGGGCATGCTGGTTTTGGCATCGCTGGGTGAACTAGTCGAATTCGCCGCGGGTGCCGTAGGAGCGGCCAAGCAGGGAGCCAGTCGACGCGCGATGGTTCTCGCTGTAGTGGGAACCATTTGCGGTAGCTTACTCGGTGCCGGAGCAGGCATCCCTATTCCCATCGTTGGCCCCGTTATTGGTGCCTTAGGCGGTGGAGCACTCGGTGCCTTTTCCGGAGCGTGGGTAGGCGAAACCTGGAAAGGGAAAACGGCCCAGGAATCTTATAACGTCAGCAAAGGTGCGATGGTGGGGCGTATTCTGGGAACGATCGGAAAACTACTCTGTGGTTCGATGATGCTGGCGTTGATGATCATCGATTTAATCTTCTGAGGCAGCCGCTTCAATCCGCTTATTGCTCTGAGCCGGTTTCCCATCCGAATCGAGTTCGATACGCAGCCATGGGCGAATTTGATCCAACTTGATTTCACCAATGCCGTTGACCCGGATCAAATCATCCACCGATTGAAATGGTCCATTCTGTTCGCGGTCCGCAATGATCTTCTCCGCCGTCGGTTTGCCAATTCCCGGGAGTTGAATCCATTCCACCCAGCTCGCTGAATTGATTTCCAACTGATAGTCAAACAGGTTCTCCGCCGGTCGATCAATCTCCACCGATTCCAGACCCCACCCCTGCAAACGGGCCCAATGCAGTCCCAGCATCAGCACCAGTGAACCCATCACCAGAATAACCAGCAACTGCTGAGTTTTGGTAAATGGGACGTTTTTTTCCTCCTCAGCGGCTTCCAAACGGGGCAGAGCGGAGGCCGGAGAAATCGTTGATTCCTCAGGGGATTCTATTGCTGGCGAATCAGGATCGCGGGGAGTGCGTAATTGATCGTTCACGGTGGCCAAGAGCATAAACGGGGTTGTTTAGGAATGGTAACTTCAAATGTACACGCAGCCAGTTTAACCAGCTCCAAGCGGGGACGGTCCCGGTTATTTCAAATTTGAGTCGTTTTTCGTAAGATACGGTTCGTTTCGTAAATCAATCGAGTGGAAATGCTGCTCAAGTCGATTTTTCCACCATTCGCCACCGCCCAATCCATGTCGCTCCCGGAAAGAAGACTACCTTGACGACCGTCGCGGGATATTCAGACGCACAACTTCAGGAACTCGGACTCGATCCAGCCAAATTGCCGCAACACATCGCGGTGATTATGGATGGGAATGGCCGCTGGGCTCGTTCGCGTGGTTTGCCACGCATCGAAGGACATCGCCGGGGCGTTAAAAGTGTTCGAAAAATCGTCGAAGAGTGCGCCCGGCTGGGAGTCGGTTACCTGACGCTGTATTGCTTCAGCAGTGAAAACTGGAAACGTCCACAACATGAACTCAACCTGCTCATGTCGCTACTCAAACAGTACGTCATCGAAGAACGATCCGAGATCATGCGGCAGAACTTAAGCTTTCGCACCATCGGTCGAAAAGAGGGACTGGGTGAAGAAGTTCTGGCTGAAGTTCAGAAGACAATCGATTACAGCCGCGATAATACCGGTATGTGCCTCTGCCTCGCTCTGAATTACGGGAGCCGGGGAGAACTCGTCGACGCGGTTCAAACGATCGCTCAAAAAGTTCAAGAAGGTACACTCAATCCGAACGAAATTGATGAAGCCACCATCGCCGATCACCTCTATACGCGAGGGATGCCCGACCCGGACTTGATTGTTCGTACATCGGGTGAAATGCGCGTCAGCAACTTCCTGCTGTGGCAGCTAAGTTACGCTGAACTGTGGGTGACCGATAAACATTGGCCGGAATTCCGGCAGGAAGAACTGCATCAGGCGCTGCGCGATTACGCCAGCCGTGACCGTCGTTTTGGTGGATTAAAGGGATAATCATCTATGCTTGCCTGGCGTCTTGGCATTTCTGCGATTCTGATTCCGCTCCTTTTTCTCCTCTTTCGCGTCGACCTGCGAGCTGGAGAAGAGGCCCTCATTCTATGGGCCTTCTGTTTACTCGTGCTGATTCGCTCCACGTTTGAATTGAAGACATTACTGACCCGACGCAACATGCAACCGACCTGGCTTGTTCCGACCTTGCTGGCAGGGTTAACAGTTACGTCTGGCTGGATGCCACACTGGTTCAACTTTGCCGCTCCGTGGAATGAAAGCCTCGTCTGGATCTCGATGGCGTCGAGTCTGTCGATCCTGCTTTTCTTCCTGAACCGGGCGATTCTGTTTCGGGAACCGGGACAACAAATGGAGACCCTGGGGGCCGAACTCCTGATGTTCACCTACCTGGGTGTGCTGATCGCCGTGACGACTCAGTTGCGATGGGTGGCGGGGGCTTCGATGGGATACCTGGCGATAGGATCGCTCATTTTCGCCGCGAAAGGAGGGGATATTGGCGCTTATTTCCTCGGTCGCTATTTTGGTAAAGCCAAACTGATTCCTCGGCTGAGTCCGGGGAAAACTCGCGTCGGTGGCTACGGCGCATTGCTCGGTGGCGGGCTAGCCTCCGTCCTATGGTTTCACTTCGCCACAGGGCAATTCATGCCGGGACAGGATCCACCCGCACTCTGGGCCACTTTACTTTATGGCGTGATCATCGCCATCGTTGGACTAGTAGGTGACCTGGCGGAATCACTCATTAAACGGGATTGCGAACAAAAAGACTCCGCCGCTTTGATGCCAGCTTTTGGAGGATTGCTGGACCTGATCGACTCCGTGATCTATGCCGGCCCGGTCGCATTGCTTCTCTGGTATATCCTGCCGCTACAGACCTGGTAAGCTGACTTCTTTAGTCCGTATCGTTGATGAACTCGATGATCGTCTTGTTCGGTTCCCCCGCCTGTTCCTGGACGTAGCGAGGCACGGCGTACCCTGGAAGTCGCCGCCTCAATTCTTCTATCAAGGCACGTCCTTTGTCGACAGAGACTTCAAAATGAGCCACACCCGTCACACGGTCAAGCTGATGCAGATAATAGGGAAGAACTCCCAGCTGGATTAGCCGCTCGCATAATTCAGCCAGCACGTCGGCCGAGTCATTGATGTCCCGGAGAAGCACTGCCTGATTTAAAACAATCATTCCTGCCTGCTTCAACTTTTGCAGTGCCTTGGAACAATCCCTTTCGATTTCATGGGGATGATTGGCATGAACCACAACAACGACGGAAAACCGCGAGCCGGTTAATAGTTCCAACAATTCATCGTTCACTCGGGCTGGCAGAACGATCGGCATCCGGCTGTGAATTCGTAGACGCTGAAGATGCGGAATATCGCTCAGCAAGTCGTGGAGTTCTCTTAATCGCCGATCCGTCAGCATCAACGGATCGCCTCCGCTGAGGATCACTTCCTGTATCGATTCATCGCCACGAATGTAGTCAAGAGCCGGTTCCCAATCGGCAAGTCGGCTGGGTTCTTGCTGGTAGGGGTAATTACGTCGAAAACAGTAGCGGCAATTGATGGCACAACTTCGGGCGGCAATCATCAATACCCTGCCAGCGTATTTGTGGAGCAAACCGGGGACAGTCCGGGCTGCATTCTCTCCCAGAGGGTCAATAACGAAGCCGGGGGCCTGATCCTTCTCTTTCTGGAAGGGTAATACCTGCCGGAGCAGGGGGTCCTCCGGATTCTGGGGCTCCATCCGTTCCAGAAAGGATTCAGGCACAAATAACGGGAACTCAGGATCAGGCAGTAAATTAGCCCCATTCGCCCCGAAATCGGTGGTATCCAGCCCCAACCGGGCCAGGAGATCGTCCAGCGTCCGAACGGCTGAAGCAAGTTGCTCCCCCCAGTGACGGGAGCCCGAGCGAGAGTGTGAGGTCGATTCTGATGGCATCCGACGAGCATTTCCGGGAGGGTTCAGGCAAAAAACAGCCTGTTTATGATGAAAACCGGGCAAAACACGTTTATGTCGATGTTCCTCTCCCGGTCGGCATATGATATTCTTTTGCCGCCAGTCTCTCCAGAGCCTGCTCCCCGGTCTGCCTCTGGAAGCGGTGAAAACCAACATTCAGTGAACGAATTGTCCCCGTCTGACCTCAACTCAGACAGCAGAACCTTGAAGAGAACCAGTCATGCCTCAAATTAACACCGGCGATTTTCGTAAGGGAACCAAAGTCATCCTGGATGGCGAACCTTACGACATGCTCGAATGCAACTTTGTGAAACCGGGTAAAGGGCAAGCGCTCTACAAAACTCGTCTGAGAAATCTCCTCAAAGGAACGATGCTCGACCGCACTTACAAAAGTGGCGACAGCCTCGAAGGGGCTGATATCCGAAAGTCGGATGGACAGTACTTGTATCGCGATGCGAACGGGTTCGTGTTCATGGATAATGAAACTTACGAACAATACACGATGAATGAAGCGGTTGCGGCTGATAAGGTAAAATACCTTCTGGAAGGCGCCACCCTCCAGATGCTGTACTGGAACGATCAACTGATCGACATGACACCTCCGCAGCACGTCACGCTTGAAATCACCTACACTGAACCGGCCGCGAAAGGGAATACCGCGACCAACGTTACTAAACCAGCCACCGTGGAAACGGGTGCTGAAATTCAGGTTCCCGCATTCATCGAGCAGGGGGATCGTGTTAAACTCGACGCCTCTACTGGAGAATACGTCGAACGCGTCCGTACCTAGACCAATTGGTTTAGTCTGGTCAACGAACGGTCCGACTCGATTTGGCCGGAATGACCAGTCATCTGGTTCGCAAACCTGAATGGCCTGAAACTTCAAACGCGAAGGGATATAGCGAATGAGTTCCATCCAACTAGGCGTCTATCTGATTGCGACTTTCCTGGCGATCCGATCCCTCTCTTCTCTGATGACTCACCATCGTCAGCATTACCTGCTGGAGCGGGTACGAGATATCAAAGCCGAGATTGACGAAGACGCACGGCAGACACGGACAATGCAGCTGGAAGAGCATGCCCGCGAGTTACACGAGGCACGTGCCTTACAGCTTGAGCAACAACAGCAGAAAAAAAATGAGAAAAAAGCGGGCTCAGCAGCCTGAACCCGCCAGCTGGCTTGATGCTCCTGATATGATAATCCAATTCGTCAGCTTGCCTGACCGTGGCTGCGTCGCGTACTGACATTGGCTGCTCAAGAGACCTTTTTTCTGGTAATTGCTGCTATGACCACCGAGTCCAAAATCACTCCCGTCGAACATAACCAGAAACTGTACATCGAGACAGTTGGCTGTCAGATGAATGTTCTTGACAGCGAACTGGTGGTCGGAGCATTACGCCAGGAAGGTTATGAGCTGACCAGCGACATGCTTCAGGCAGACACCGTCCTGTTCAATACTTGCAGTGTTCGAGAACATGCTGAACACAAAATCTACAGCCAGCTCGGCCGTATGAAGTTCAGCAAACGGGAACGGCCCGACCAGGTCATCGGCGTGATCGGTTGCATGGCCCAGAAAGATCAAGACCTGATTTTCCGTCGCGCTCCCCATGTCGATATCATTGTCGGCACCGGCCAATTGGGTGAAATTCCCAGGATGGTTCGCGAAGCCCGGAGTAATCGTGAAAAATCAATGGCTCTCAGCCTGGGACGCAAAGCAGGCTCCCGCGATTCGGTCAGTGCCAGTTTTGAAAGCTACGACCCACTTCGCGAACCTGAAATGCGTCCATCGCCTTACCAGGCGTATGTCCGCATCATGATTGGTTGCGATAAGTTCTGTACTTACTGCGTCGTCCCCTCCACACGTGGACCCGAGCAGAGCCGTGCCCCCAAAGACATTCTCAGCGAAACTCGCGTGCTTGCCGGCCAGGGAGTAAAAGAAATCATCCTGCTCGGACAGACAGTCAACAGTTACAAACATACGGAAGACGGTCGATTACATCGTCTGTCGGACCTGCTGCATCAACTTCATGACGTCGACGGAATCGATCGCATCAAGTTCATCACCAGTTATCCCAAAGACATGGGGAACGACTTACTCGAAACGATACGGGACCTTCCTAAAGCGGCTCACTACCTCCATGTTCCCATTCAATCAGGTTGTAACGACGTTCTCAAAATGATGAAACGAGGTTACACAGTCGAACAATACATGGAGATGATGGGTCGCATCCGCGAAATTCTCCCGGACTGTGCCGTCTCCAGCGACTTCATTGTTGGTCACCCGGGCGAAACGGAAGAGTCCTTCGAGAAAAGCATGGACATCATCCGCGAATGTCGATTCAAAAATAGCTTTATCTTCAAATACAGTCCACGACCCGGGACCAAAGCATTCGAGCTTTACGAAGACGAAATTCCAGACAAAGTCAAAAAACGCCGTAACAATGAAATGCTGGCACTGCAGAACCAGATTAGTGAGGAAGACAACGCTGGCTTCATTGGAAAAGAAGTCGAAGTACTCGTGGAAGGTGCCAGTAAAACGGAAGTAAAAAAATCAGGGTCTAATTCGGAAGAGACCGACGGGACGATTCAGTTGATGGGACGAACTCGGTGCGATCGGATCGTCGCCTTCGATGGCAACCCTCGCTTAAAGGGAACGCTGACGAACATTTCCATCTTCGATTGCACTCCGACGACCTTACTCGGTTCGATCGTCACCCGGTCCTATCAGCACGGAACCGAAGGCATGTTGCCGATTCTGCAATAATACCCGCTACGATTTTTTGAGAATCGACTGCAGAGCATCTTCCAGACTTAGTAGCTCAAATAGAAAACCCTCCTGCTCCAACTTCGCTGGAATGACATTGGCACTGGCCAGTAGTAAGTCGTCCGCCATTTCTCCAAGCGCCGTTCGCACCGCAAATGCGGGAACAGGCAGGCAGGTTGGCCGCTTCAGCACTTTTCCGAGTGTCTTGGTGAATTCGTAGTTCGTAACCGGGCAGGGGGCCGTACCGTTCACGGGTCCGGAGATTTTGGGATGCGTCATGGCGAAGTGAATGATTCGCACGAGATCCTCAAGAGCCACCCAACTCCAGTACTGTTTTCCCGATCCCACTTTACCACCAAGCCCCAGCTTGAATGGTAACAACATCTTCTGGAGCGCTCCTCCTTCTTTCGAGAGAACAATCCCTGTTCTGATAATGGCGACGCGGATTCCTGCGTCACTTGCGGGAGTCGTCGCTCCTTCCCACAGCTTGCATGTGTCTGGTAAAAAGCCCGTACCTGGAGCGCTCTCTTCGGTCAGTTGTGATTCCCCCCGGTCACCGTAGTATCCAATGGCGGATGAGCTTATGAGAACCTCGGGGGGATTCTCCAGCCCGGCAATCGTTTCGGCGAGAAGTCGCGTCCCTTTCTCCCGGCTTTCGACAATCTTGCGTTTGAGTTCTGGAGTCCAGCGGCCGGAAGCGATATTCTCGCCCGCCAGATGAACGACAGCATCGATCCCTTCCAGCTTATTTTTTTCGATCTCCCCCTCCTGCGGAGACCAGAAGACAGCCTCCATCCCTTTTCCCTCTTTCGAGCGGGTCACGGGGAAAACTTGATCGCCCCGTGCTTCCAGAAATTGAGTCAAGGCTCTACCGACCAGACCAGTCGCCCCAGTGATGGCCACTTTCATATTTCATTTCCTCAGAGGGAATATTTTGAATGAGATTGTAACGGAGGGAACCGGAAATCGTTGCAATTCAAAAACAAGAAAAGTGATCGCCTTCTTGAAATTCGAAGTCGCCGCATTGATTTGGAAGGGAAAGCGAAGGAAAGACGGTTACTCCTTTCCCGATTTATCTTAGCATTATAAGATCAGGGAACGAACGGCAACTCTGGGCATCCACTATGTTTTAGATCTTGTCTAAGAATAAGAATGGCGTTTAGCGGTCGCAATTATCTTGAAAACGTAGTTTTGTGTCACCTGAATTCACCACGATAAATGTGATCCGCTCTCGATAAATAAGGTTGATATCAGGAATAATACCTGTGAGAAGTTATGAGTAAACCAGGTTTTGTCTATTTAGTAGGCGCAGGCCCCGGGGATCCGGGATTAATCACCGTCAAGGGGCTCGATTGTCTCCAGCGCGCCGATTCGATTTTGTACGACGGACTCGTCAATCCGTTGCTACTTCGCCACACATCGGCTCACGCCGAACGAACCTGTCGGTCGATGGGATCCCACGGAAAATGGTTGAACCAATCCGAGATCAACGAGCACCTCATCACTGAAGCACGCGCCGGTAAAACAGTTGTCCGCTTAAAGGGAGGCGACCCTTACATTTTCGGACGCGGTAGTGAAGAAGCGGCCGCGTTGGAAGAGGCGGGCATTGCCTATGAAGTCGTTCCCGGTATCACTGCCGCCACCGCCGCTGCTGTTTACGCAGGTCTCTCGTTGACCCATCGTGACTTCGCCTCTGCTGTGGCGTATGTCACTGGCCATGAAGATCCGGCAAAAGAAGACTCCACGCTCGACTACGAAAGCCTGGCTCATTTTTCGGGTACTCTTGTTTTTTATATGGGCCTGCATCGACTGCCACTCATCGCGGAAAAACTGATCGCCGCAGGCAAACCGGCGAACACGCCCGCCTGCGTTGTACGCCGCGCTACCTGGACCGATCAACGGGCGCTCTCTTCTACTCTTGCGGAACTCCCCACCGCAGTGAAAGAAGCGGGGTTCAAAGCACCTTCGTTAATCATCGTCGGAGACTGCGTGCAGCAGCGAGAACAAATTGACTGGTTCTGTCGCCGGCCATTACTTGGCAAACGGATTGGAATTACTCGACCGGAAGTGATCCGTGCTTCCTCAGAAAAAGAAAACGAACCAGACAACGTCGACAGAGTCATCCATCAATGTTGGGAGCTTGGCGCCGAACCGGTGTTAATCCCCACGATGCAGATTCGCCCCGTGGCAGATGCGACCCTAGTGGTGGAAACGATGCAACGAATTGATCAGTACGACTGGCTGATCTTCACCAGCGAAAATGGTGTTCAGTTCTTTCATGACTTCCTCTGGGCCGCAGGGAAAGACGCGCGGGCCTTTAGTTCCTGCAAACTGGCTGCAATTGGTTCCTCCACGGCCGCGGCGTTGGAACGGTATCACTTGCGTGCCGATTTAGTTCCGGAGGAGTTTCGAGCCGAAGGACTGGCCGCAGCATTAAAGCCACATGTCGACGGGAAACGACTCCTGTGGGTACGTGCTAATCGAGGTCGGGATATCCTACCGGAGGAATTGAGGCCCCACTGCGATTCCTTCGAAGAACTCGTTGTCTACGAACACACTGACATCGAGAATTGGTCACCGGAAACAGTCCAGCAAATACAACAGGGAGGACTCGACTGGATCGGTGTTAGCAGTCCCGCGATTGCCCGGCGACTTAAGTATCTTCAAGAGACTCATCTCGAACTGTCGGACGCACTGGAGAAGACTCGCTACGCCGCTCTCAGCCCGGTCACATCGCAGGCGGCAGACGAAATCGGATTACCGATCTCCGCCACTGCCGAAGTATTTACCTGGAACGATTTGCTTAACACGATCAGCCAGAACGACTTGAAAAAAACTGTCCAGTAATTTCCACGTGTCCCAAGATCAGGAAATCAACAGCTTGTCGCGTCCCGGTGTATCACCTAGACTAAATAGATTGCCCGAACGACCTGTTCACGGGTCGCGCGTGGTGATTTCCGAATTAGCCTCGAAATCGACCAGCCCCGCTTCCTCAGCAATTGATCCCGATACTTCCAACCGAACCAAGGAGCATGTCCAGATGCGGACCGCCTGTGCCACAATTCGCTTCGATAAGAAACGGATTCTTCATTCCTGTGCTCTGTTCATGTTGTTTGTCATTATCTTAATTGCAAGTTCAGCATTTCTGCTGGCCGATGACGAAACCGAGAAATCAGACGAAGAACGTTACTACGAATTAATGTCTCTCTTCGTGGATACCTTCGAAAAGATCGAGAAAAACTACGTCGATGAAATCGACCGGCGCGAAATGGTCGAGGCCGCCGTTCGAGGAATGTTGCGAGAACTCGACCCGTACAGCAACTACATCAGCCGCAACGATATTCAACGCTTCAATCAGACTGTCGATCAAGAATTCGGTGGAATTGGAATCCAGGTGTTTGTCGATCCCGATACAACCCGGCTGACTGTCATGACGCCTATTCCGGGAACACCTGCTTACGCTGCCGGTGTCAAGGCGGGTGATACCATTCTGGAGATCGAAGGAAAATCGACAGATGGCTTTCAGGTATCAGACGCCGTTGAACTGTTAAAAGGGAAACGGGGTGAGAAAGTCAAACTTAAAATTCTGCACAATAACGAAGCCGATCCAATTGACCTTGAGATCGAACGGGATGTCATCAAACTCTCCACCGTTCTGGGAATGAAATACAACGATGACGCAACGTGGAATTTTTGGCTGAATGATGAAGAAAAGATCGCCTACATCCGTCTCACCCATTTCAGCCGGCGGAGTTCCGAAGAACTTCAAACTGTTCTCGACGAACTCGTGCTGAAAGGAATGCGAGGTTTGATCCTTGACCTTCGTTCCAACCCGGGCGGATTGCTGTCGCAAGCGACAGACATTTCAGACATGTTCATCGAGAGTGGTCGCATCGTCAGCACTAAAGGTCGTAACACGCCCGAACGCGTCTGGGATGCCCGGTCCGAAGGAACGTACAAAGGCTTTCCAATGGCAGTTCTCGTTAATCGATTCAGTGCATCAGCAAGTGAAATCGTTGCCGCCTGCCTGCAGGACCATGACCGGGCCGTCGTCATTGGAGAACGGACTTGGGGCAAAGGCTCTGTTCAGAACGTCTTCGATCTGGAGGCGGGTAACAGTGCCTTGAAACTGACCACTGCCAGTTATCACCGCCCCAGCGGTAAAAACATCCACC is part of the Polystyrenella longa genome and harbors:
- a CDS encoding DUF1501 domain-containing protein, whose product is MNLDPMTPQARAMNSRRDFLTTTASGLGMAALGSMLTEDGLLTPANAATANANPLAPKDPHFDPKAKACIFIFMAGAPSQLDLFDPKPKLNEMNGQKLPESMTKNVRFAFIKKDSATLLGSNRTFKRHGECGMELSDWLPHIGSCADDLLLVRSMHSDQFNHHPGQLLMQCGRGTFGLPTMGSWMTYGLGSESNNLPGYVVLNSGRGSSGGATLWQSGFLPSTHAGVLFRNQGEPVLNLKNPTGIPEELQRKGLDVLNQVNNQRYEEIRDPEIASRIANYELAYRMQSAAPELIDLTGETRETLDMYGVNRAEPENVGGQRGKMGNTHESFARNCLLARRMVERGVRFINIIYASWDHHSRIDEELSYNSHVVDQPIAALIKDLKQRGMLDETMVVWGSEFGRTPLGENRNENEAITGRDHHPFAFSMFMAGGGMKGGQVYGASDEIGWGIAENPVHVNDLHATMLHQFGMDHLKLTYRFQGRDFRLTDVGGKIIPEWIS
- a CDS encoding DUF456 domain-containing protein; translation: MFEWYSPEVTYYIVAVFLLVLNVGFWLLNMLTLPGNWMVLASTAIFVWLYPYPQETGGLHWWLIGGMLVLASLGELVEFAAGAVGAAKQGASRRAMVLAVVGTICGSLLGAGAGIPIPIVGPVIGALGGGALGAFSGAWVGETWKGKTAQESYNVSKGAMVGRILGTIGKLLCGSMMLALMIIDLIF
- a CDS encoding ComEA family DNA-binding protein; this encodes MLLATVNDQLRTPRDPDSPAIESPEESTISPASALPRLEAAEEEKNVPFTKTQQLLVILVMGSLVLMLGLHWARLQGWGLESVEIDRPAENLFDYQLEINSASWVEWIQLPGIGKPTAEKIIADREQNGPFQSVDDLIRVNGIGEIKLDQIRPWLRIELDSDGKPAQSNKRIEAAASED
- a CDS encoding isoprenyl transferase, with translation MTTVAGYSDAQLQELGLDPAKLPQHIAVIMDGNGRWARSRGLPRIEGHRRGVKSVRKIVEECARLGVGYLTLYCFSSENWKRPQHELNLLMSLLKQYVIEERSEIMRQNLSFRTIGRKEGLGEEVLAEVQKTIDYSRDNTGMCLCLALNYGSRGELVDAVQTIAQKVQEGTLNPNEIDEATIADHLYTRGMPDPDLIVRTSGEMRVSNFLLWQLSYAELWVTDKHWPEFRQEELHQALRDYASRDRRFGGLKG
- a CDS encoding phosphatidate cytidylyltransferase; its protein translation is MLAWRLGISAILIPLLFLLFRVDLRAGEEALILWAFCLLVLIRSTFELKTLLTRRNMQPTWLVPTLLAGLTVTSGWMPHWFNFAAPWNESLVWISMASSLSILLFFLNRAILFREPGQQMETLGAELLMFTYLGVLIAVTTQLRWVAGASMGYLAIGSLIFAAKGGDIGAYFLGRYFGKAKLIPRLSPGKTRVGGYGALLGGGLASVLWFHFATGQFMPGQDPPALWATLLYGVIIAIVGLVGDLAESLIKRDCEQKDSAALMPAFGGLLDLIDSVIYAGPVALLLWYILPLQTW
- the epmB gene encoding EF-P beta-lysylation protein EpmB, whose protein sequence is MPSESTSHSRSGSRHWGEQLASAVRTLDDLLARLGLDTTDFGANGANLLPDPEFPLFVPESFLERMEPQNPEDPLLRQVLPFQKEKDQAPGFVIDPLGENAARTVPGLLHKYAGRVLMIAARSCAINCRYCFRRNYPYQQEPSRLADWEPALDYIRGDESIQEVILSGGDPLMLTDRRLRELHDLLSDIPHLQRLRIHSRMPIVLPARVNDELLELLTGSRFSVVVVVHANHPHEIERDCSKALQKLKQAGMIVLNQAVLLRDINDSADVLAELCERLIQLGVLPYYLHQLDRVTGVAHFEVSVDKGRALIEELRRRLPGYAVPRYVQEQAGEPNKTIIEFINDTD
- the efp gene encoding elongation factor P gives rise to the protein MPQINTGDFRKGTKVILDGEPYDMLECNFVKPGKGQALYKTRLRNLLKGTMLDRTYKSGDSLEGADIRKSDGQYLYRDANGFVFMDNETYEQYTMNEAVAADKVKYLLEGATLQMLYWNDQLIDMTPPQHVTLEITYTEPAAKGNTATNVTKPATVETGAEIQVPAFIEQGDRVKLDASTGEYVERVRT
- the miaB gene encoding tRNA (N6-isopentenyl adenosine(37)-C2)-methylthiotransferase MiaB, producing MTTESKITPVEHNQKLYIETVGCQMNVLDSELVVGALRQEGYELTSDMLQADTVLFNTCSVREHAEHKIYSQLGRMKFSKRERPDQVIGVIGCMAQKDQDLIFRRAPHVDIIVGTGQLGEIPRMVREARSNREKSMALSLGRKAGSRDSVSASFESYDPLREPEMRPSPYQAYVRIMIGCDKFCTYCVVPSTRGPEQSRAPKDILSETRVLAGQGVKEIILLGQTVNSYKHTEDGRLHRLSDLLHQLHDVDGIDRIKFITSYPKDMGNDLLETIRDLPKAAHYLHVPIQSGCNDVLKMMKRGYTVEQYMEMMGRIREILPDCAVSSDFIVGHPGETEESFEKSMDIIRECRFKNSFIFKYSPRPGTKAFELYEDEIPDKVKKRRNNEMLALQNQISEEDNAGFIGKEVEVLVEGASKTEVKKSGSNSEETDGTIQLMGRTRCDRIVAFDGNPRLKGTLTNISIFDCTPTTLLGSIVTRSYQHGTEGMLPILQ
- a CDS encoding TIGR01777 family oxidoreductase, producing MKVAITGATGLVGRALTQFLEARGDQVFPVTRSKEGKGMEAVFWSPQEGEIEKNKLEGIDAVVHLAGENIASGRWTPELKRKIVESREKGTRLLAETIAGLENPPEVLISSSAIGYYGDRGESQLTEESAPGTGFLPDTCKLWEGATTPASDAGIRVAIIRTGIVLSKEGGALQKMLLPFKLGLGGKVGSGKQYWSWVALEDLVRIIHFAMTHPKISGPVNGTAPCPVTNYEFTKTLGKVLKRPTCLPVPAFAVRTALGEMADDLLLASANVIPAKLEQEGFLFELLSLEDALQSILKKS